The Bacteroidia bacterium genome includes a region encoding these proteins:
- a CDS encoding class I adenylate-forming enzyme family protein — protein sequence MLNALYSHQSESIDGKKRSFLQGKSHPHFVPIIDKLYFFNESDMFPGQVLGNKFQKLEKLLGNQLQYEIFLQQKARRPNYDMYACFQPFNEASKALYPFFKKLRATVKKGDTILNLWDRSGWITALLAGLFPENEILTTWEGNKDVLGYKGYNFWLQERDNIRVMFCDLDEPLPLADNSIAFSVGLDTFHRFNQGLLLKELMRVVKDEGAIIFPHVHLTNNEPEPWFERGCKQMHGMDYDRAFSLFPDESNWKGYVFSEPYMFAANEIHALAEIPLISTPDQTDYNSLIAVLPKAWEGDSLSAFSMKDLDSIEDCFVIINLLLNIDLHHQKVEVDHDYLNGSVGYLLDRHPIYIERIKALDNFELSLLATQITYLATHAYSVKEMQERIGCSKEELYAELEKLEKLGMLQVLPVSREATRLQYHLMSQEYLVPETQQNLKSLWQHAVKAFPEKHALISLEDESEFTYEDCEEVVEMIMLGLHASGLKKGDNVIIAGNIHTEAVMLYWACMQLGIVVAPIGGHLPQETIEHILKLTDAKRVFLTEKLYQEKGSFFGESSIILFDEEEQAEDALYFEDWLEEIEDEELSEVEVQSKDKAVILFTSGSTGMPKGVQLSHGNLFRSGRLITETFQWEEEDRLLAIGGLESMSGLRNTVIAPLHVGASVVLPGSNTMGNLFGIAEAVEESKATVLSSNPALLHQFAKYAEKIRGQLDSIRSLICTGNALSQSLRKDFKSAFDKDILNYYGLTETTGICISQNPLEENLLNDSIGKPIDCIAQIVDESGKPVAKGEEGELRIYSENIMQGYLAMPEKTAEVIRDGWFYTHDRARYTEAGNIQLLGRIRNIVKISSGEVVYLKEIQDAIGTQEQVEDVICYAYEEEDAEKIAACIVLRNPDMDPASFRAELQQNLRTQLGERKLPRRIYFLPQLPYSENGKLSEKELLHAIQQYH from the coding sequence ATGTTGAACGCCCTATATTCACATCAATCGGAATCGATTGATGGAAAAAAGCGCAGCTTCCTGCAAGGGAAGAGCCATCCGCACTTTGTTCCCATCATTGACAAGCTCTATTTTTTTAATGAATCTGATATGTTTCCCGGCCAGGTTTTGGGAAATAAATTCCAAAAACTGGAAAAGCTCCTGGGAAATCAACTGCAGTATGAAATATTTCTGCAACAAAAAGCCCGGCGTCCCAATTATGATATGTACGCCTGCTTTCAACCCTTCAATGAAGCTTCCAAAGCTTTGTATCCTTTCTTTAAAAAACTCAGAGCCACTGTAAAAAAAGGAGATACTATCCTTAATCTCTGGGACCGTTCGGGATGGATCACTGCCCTATTAGCGGGTCTCTTTCCGGAGAATGAAATTCTTACCACCTGGGAAGGGAATAAGGACGTTCTGGGCTATAAAGGCTACAACTTCTGGTTACAGGAAAGAGATAACATCCGTGTAATGTTTTGCGATCTGGATGAGCCTTTGCCATTGGCTGATAATAGCATCGCATTCTCAGTCGGTTTGGATACCTTCCATCGCTTTAATCAAGGCTTACTATTAAAGGAATTGATGCGGGTGGTTAAGGATGAGGGCGCTATTATTTTCCCTCATGTCCATCTCACCAATAATGAGCCGGAGCCCTGGTTTGAAAGAGGCTGCAAGCAGATGCATGGAATGGATTATGATCGTGCCTTTTCCCTTTTTCCGGATGAAAGCAATTGGAAAGGATATGTCTTCTCCGAACCCTATATGTTCGCAGCAAATGAAATCCATGCACTAGCTGAAATCCCTTTGATATCGACCCCGGATCAAACCGATTATAATTCTTTGATAGCAGTTCTACCAAAAGCATGGGAAGGCGATTCTTTGTCAGCTTTCTCTATGAAAGACCTGGATTCGATAGAGGATTGTTTTGTCATCATCAATCTGCTTCTGAATATTGACTTGCATCACCAAAAAGTAGAAGTAGACCACGACTATCTCAATGGATCAGTAGGCTATTTGCTGGATAGACATCCTATTTATATTGAGCGAATCAAAGCCCTGGATAATTTCGAGCTTTCCTTACTTGCAACTCAAATCACCTATTTGGCCACGCATGCTTATTCGGTGAAAGAGATGCAGGAACGCATCGGCTGTAGTAAGGAAGAGCTATATGCAGAGCTGGAAAAACTTGAAAAGCTGGGGATGCTACAGGTATTGCCCGTTTCCAGAGAAGCTACCCGTTTACAATACCACCTGATGTCTCAGGAGTATTTGGTTCCGGAAACACAGCAAAATCTAAAGTCTTTGTGGCAACATGCTGTCAAAGCCTTCCCGGAAAAACATGCACTCATCTCTCTGGAGGATGAAAGTGAATTTACCTATGAAGACTGCGAAGAAGTAGTCGAAATGATCATGCTTGGTTTGCATGCCTCTGGTTTGAAAAAAGGCGATAATGTCATTATTGCAGGCAATATTCATACGGAAGCAGTCATGCTATACTGGGCTTGTATGCAATTAGGGATTGTTGTTGCTCCGATTGGCGGGCATTTGCCTCAGGAAACAATCGAACACATCCTGAAATTGACAGATGCAAAACGGGTTTTCCTGACTGAAAAGCTTTACCAGGAGAAAGGATCATTTTTTGGGGAAAGTTCAATCATTCTTTTTGATGAAGAAGAGCAGGCTGAAGATGCTTTGTACTTCGAAGATTGGCTGGAAGAAATTGAGGATGAAGAATTATCAGAAGTAGAGGTTCAGTCTAAAGATAAAGCGGTCATTTTATTCACTTCGGGATCAACCGGTATGCCCAAAGGTGTTCAGCTTTCGCATGGAAATCTTTTCAGAAGTGGCAGACTGATCACAGAGACTTTTCAATGGGAAGAAGAAGATCGGCTTTTAGCGATTGGAGGTCTGGAAAGTATGAGTGGTTTGCGAAATACCGTTATAGCACCCTTACATGTAGGAGCAAGCGTAGTGCTTCCCGGGTCAAACACGATGGGTAATTTATTCGGAATCGCTGAGGCAGTAGAAGAGAGTAAAGCTACAGTCTTAAGTAGCAATCCTGCCTTACTTCATCAATTTGCCAAGTATGCCGAAAAAATCAGAGGTCAACTGGATAGCATTCGATCTCTGATTTGTACCGGAAATGCCTTGAGTCAATCTCTGAGAAAGGATTTTAAATCAGCTTTTGACAAAGATATTCTCAACTATTATGGCTTAACGGAAACCACCGGGATTTGCATTTCCCAAAATCCTTTGGAAGAAAACCTACTCAACGATAGCATTGGAAAACCCATTGATTGTATAGCACAAATCGTCGATGAATCAGGAAAGCCAGTAGCTAAAGGAGAAGAAGGAGAACTTCGTATCTACAGCGAGAATATTATGCAGGGCTATCTGGCTATGCCGGAGAAAACAGCAGAAGTAATCCGGGACGGATGGTTTTATACCCATGACCGGGCTCGCTATACAGAAGCTGGTAATATTCAACTCCTGGGCCGGATCAGAAATATTGTAAAAATCTCCAGCGGAGAAGTCGTTTATCTCAAAGAAATCCAGGATGCAATTGGCACACAGGAGCAAGTTGAAGACGTCATTTGCTATGCGTATGAGGAAGAAGATGCAGAGAAAATTGCAGCCTGTATAGTCCTGAGAAATCCTGACATGGACCCCGCTTCCTTTCGTGCAGAATTGCAACAGAATCTCCGGACCCAATTGGGAGAGCGCAAGCTTCCCCGTCGAATCTATTTCCTCCCACAGCTCCCCTATTCAGAAAACGGAAAACTATCAGAAAAAGAATTATTACATGCCATACAACAATATCACTGA
- a CDS encoding class I SAM-dependent methyltransferase: MNKALDHYSSQNLLAKISRNLRILREKFAGLDITPSVDNKTLGLEEFGEEIYYAPSERKDLRNTFTQLKIKPSDRILDYGSGKGAAMLILDEFGFEEVAGVEVSPFLVSIAKKNFFLLESQHLSIYESDARDFHDIDRFSHFYLFHPFPGKVLNTVLGNIEDSLQRNPRAIQIIYYMPVHKEVFEAQSWLKLDRVIPGGTFETRVYWAKPTN; this comes from the coding sequence ATGAATAAGGCCCTGGACCATTATAGTTCCCAAAATCTACTTGCAAAAATCAGCAGGAATCTCAGGATTCTTCGGGAGAAATTTGCGGGCCTCGATATTACACCTTCTGTAGACAATAAGACCCTGGGCCTGGAGGAATTCGGAGAAGAAATCTATTATGCACCTAGCGAGCGAAAGGACTTGAGGAATACCTTTACTCAACTAAAGATTAAACCGAGTGATCGTATTCTTGATTATGGATCGGGCAAAGGGGCAGCCATGCTTATTCTGGATGAATTTGGGTTCGAGGAAGTTGCGGGAGTTGAAGTTTCACCCTTTCTCGTAAGTATTGCTAAAAAGAATTTCTTTCTTCTGGAAAGCCAACATCTCTCAATATATGAGTCTGATGCCCGAGATTTTCATGACATAGATCGTTTCTCTCACTTTTACCTCTTTCATCCTTTTCCCGGCAAAGTTTTGAATACGGTTTTGGGAAATATTGAAGACTCTCTTCAAAGAAATCCACGGGCTATTCAGATCATCTACTATATGCCCGTCCATAAGGAAGTTTTTGAGGCACAAAGCTGGCTGAAATTGGATCGGGTAATTCCCGGAGGGACTTTTGAAACCCGTGTTTACTGGGCCAAGCCTACAAATTAA
- a CDS encoding LytTR family DNA-binding domain-containing protein, whose amino-acid sequence MKSPIKCLIVDDEPLAAEVIEDYVKQIPQLHLVASCQDSMKAFEVLNREAVDLVFLDVEMPQMNGIEFIRSLSNPPQVILTTAFREYAIEGYEIEVLDYLLKPISFGRFFKSVNKYLKLNQKEEVKESSEGLEKPRGSIYVYADKKHVKVYLDQILYIESIKDYVRIHTTGKNIISKDTISRYEKLLPEAFIRIHRSYIVNSSMISAFTHHDIEIGDIEIPIGASYKKAVIEYLKAQA is encoded by the coding sequence ATGAAGAGCCCCATAAAATGCCTGATTGTAGATGATGAACCTTTGGCAGCTGAGGTGATCGAGGATTATGTAAAACAGATCCCTCAACTTCATCTTGTGGCAAGTTGTCAGGATAGTATGAAAGCATTTGAAGTCCTGAACCGAGAAGCGGTTGACCTTGTTTTTCTGGATGTGGAAATGCCTCAAATGAATGGGATTGAATTTATTCGCTCTCTTTCTAATCCTCCTCAGGTAATCCTTACAACTGCATTCAGAGAATATGCCATTGAAGGTTATGAGATTGAAGTCCTGGATTATTTATTGAAACCCATCTCTTTCGGACGTTTCTTTAAGTCTGTCAATAAATACCTGAAATTAAATCAGAAAGAGGAAGTAAAAGAAAGCAGCGAAGGACTGGAAAAACCACGTGGATCTATTTATGTGTATGCCGATAAAAAGCATGTAAAAGTTTATCTGGATCAAATTCTTTATATCGAAAGTATCAAGGATTATGTGCGTATACACACAACCGGCAAAAACATCATTTCCAAGGACACCATCAGTCGCTATGAAAAACTCTTACCGGAGGCCTTCATTCGTATTCATCGCTCCTACATCGTAAACAGTTCGATGATTTCAGCCTTTACTCATCATGATATAGAGATTGGAGATATAGAAATCCCGATAGGTGCGAGTTATAAAAAAGCAGTCATAGAGTATTTAAAAGCTCAGGCCTAG
- a CDS encoding sensor histidine kinase, which produces MAYSLSLHNSNISRIDSIPRFIYHLGFWVLVILLLAYHGSLLGSSFKDNLINMLSILPVQMLAAYSLIYYLIPKLLYKGRWLLFFVSLALIAYGLSALARLSIIHIAEPLINFESYEESVWEVITDAVYLIKVYMVSVYLPAVLLFLLKMMKERFQQENKLISLEREKSMAELNFLKAQMNPHFLFNTLNNIYALAKSGSEQTADMVMKLSEILDYTIYECNQPRVPIIKEWELIESYADLQSLRYKDSLMILLDQKIEDTEVQIAPLLLISLVENAFKYVMTTKDGDPLIRINLTLTDKLLSFRVFNSKSKILSSRDSGGKGIGIKNLKRQLSLQYPERHRMIIEDQKDSYSVILHIDL; this is translated from the coding sequence ATGGCTTACTCGCTATCACTTCATAACTCCAATATCAGTAGGATTGATTCCATCCCCAGGTTTATCTATCATCTGGGTTTTTGGGTTCTTGTAATCCTTTTACTGGCATATCATGGCAGCCTGTTAGGAAGTAGCTTTAAAGATAATCTGATCAATATGCTTAGTATTCTGCCGGTTCAGATGCTGGCTGCCTATTCCTTGATCTATTATCTCATTCCGAAACTATTGTATAAGGGTCGCTGGTTGCTATTTTTTGTCAGTCTGGCATTGATCGCCTATGGACTCTCTGCATTGGCCCGACTTTCCATTATCCATATCGCTGAACCCCTCATCAATTTTGAAAGTTATGAGGAATCGGTCTGGGAAGTGATCACAGACGCTGTCTATCTGATCAAGGTATATATGGTATCTGTTTATTTGCCAGCCGTACTTCTCTTTCTACTGAAGATGATGAAAGAAAGATTTCAGCAGGAGAATAAACTCATCAGCCTTGAGCGTGAAAAAAGCATGGCAGAACTCAACTTCCTCAAGGCACAAATGAATCCCCACTTCCTTTTCAATACCCTCAACAATATTTATGCATTAGCGAAAAGTGGATCAGAGCAAACGGCGGATATGGTTATGAAGTTGTCGGAGATCCTCGACTATACCATCTATGAATGCAATCAGCCAAGGGTACCTATTATAAAAGAATGGGAGTTGATCGAGAGTTATGCAGATCTTCAGAGTTTGCGGTATAAGGATAGCCTCATGATCTTACTGGACCAGAAGATAGAGGATACCGAAGTGCAAATTGCTCCCCTCCTTTTGATCAGTCTTGTAGAAAACGCTTTCAAATATGTGATGACTACCAAAGATGGTGATCCTTTAATCCGGATAAATCTGACGCTTACTGATAAGCTGCTTTCTTTCCGGGTTTTCAATTCCAAATCAAAAATTCTCTCTTCCAGAGACTCAGGAGGTAAAGGAATTGGTATAAAAAACTTGAAACGGCAGCTGAGTTTGCAATATCCGGAACGGCATAGGATGATCATCGAAGACCAGAAAGATTCCTATAGCGTAATCCTACATATAGACCTTTAA